The Thermomonospora amylolytica sequence CGACCACGGCGACCTCCACCGCGTACAGGTAGTCCACGGCCAGCCCGTGCTGGCGGGACAGCGGGCCGAAACCGCCCGCCGGGACGTGCCCGCCGATCTCCGCCGCGGGGCACGAGCCGCCCGGCATCACCTTGCCGGTCTTCAGCCACAGCCTCTTGCGCAGGTCCCCGCCGGTGGCGCCCGCCTCGACGCAGATCGCGTCCATCGCCGGGTCGTGGTGGACGCCGTCCATGAGCGACATGTCGATGACGACCCGGACGTCCTCGGCGCAGACGCGGTCCTGGTGGCAGTGGCCGCCGGAGCGCACCGCGATCCGCGCCCGCGCCGGGTCGGCCACCGGCTCGTTCACCGCCTGCTCCAGCGCGTGCCGCACCTGGGCGCTGTCGCCCACCAGCCGGACGTAGTCGGGTCCGGCGCACCGGCGGGGATCGGGCCCGCGGCACAGCGCCGCGTACCGGCGGTCCCCCTCGGTGATCTTGATCCCGCCCGCGTCGACGATCGGCGCCGTCATCGTCCTGCGCACTCCTCGCACCGGCGCCGGACCCGGCCCGGCGCCGGGCCCGGCGGTCATCGCGACGTTAGCAACAATGCGTCGCGGCTTTCCGGGAAATGGCGTGGAAAAAGCGCGGGCGAAATTCCGGGAAAATCCTGCGATCAGCCGAGCTGAACGCCCATGAACAGCGCGATCAGCGCGGTCAGCCCGCTGGCCGAGCCGGTGATCGCCAGGCCCCTGCGGGAGGAGGAGCGGGCGTGCAGCAGCGCCGCGATCCCGGAGACCGCCACGATGGCGATCTTGGCGTGCAGGGTGGCCCGGTAGTCCGAGGGCATGTCGCCGGCCTCGGCGATGTTCCACACCCCGGTGAGCACCAGGACCGCGAACGCGGGCCAGGCGACGGCGTTGAACTTGCGCGCCGCCAGCCTGGAGGTGTCCCCGCCGGCGCCGCGCAGCACCGGCAGCAGCGCGGTCAGCGTGAGCTGGCCGCCGACCCAGACGGTGGCGGCGAGCACGTGCAGGAAGACCCGGATCGTGTCCAGCGATACGGCGAGCATGGGGCGCCTCCGTGCGATGTCGTGGACGGTCGAGTGGATCTTGCCATCAGGGGCGTCCGGTGCCCGCCGAGGGGTGCCTTCGCCGTGCCGGGGCGGGACGCGGCGGGACGGACGTCCGGATCGCGGTCGTTCTGGCGCCGATCGTTGCGTCGGCGGGGCGATGTGACGCAGATCTTGTCGTGGTCATTTGGCGACAGTGATGTCCATATGCTTGACTCGTGACGTGATGTCCGTGCACCCCTGTCCGACGCGCCGCCCGTGTCCCCCGCGGGCGATGGGGTGTACGTGTTGCCGAATGTGTGGTCGCTGAGGGCCCGCGCCGACTCGCGCCCCGAAGCGAGCAAGAACCGACCCCGCCGCCGCACATGACCTCCTTCGCCTGGTTCGTCCTGCACCTGCTGAGCCACGCCCCCTACCCGCCCGGCCGCTGCTGAGGGCGGGCGTCCGCGCGTGCGCGGACCAGCGGACCGATCCGACCCGCCGCCGGACGGCGGCCTGCCCCGGGATGAATCCCTGTGATCCAGATCGAGAAACTCAAAAAGACGTACCGGACGCGCGGGCGCACCGTGACCGCCGTCGACGGCGTCGACCTCCACGTCCGGGAGGGTGAGATCTTCGGTGTGCTCGGGCGCAGCGGCGCTGGCAAGAGCACCCTGCTGCGCTGCGTCAACTTGCTGGAACGCCCCGACTCCGGCCGGGTGGTGGTGGACGGCCGCGACCTGGCCGCGCTGCCCGAACGCGAGCTGCGCACCGCCCGGCAGCGCATCGGGATGATCCACCAGCACTTCGGGCTGCTGACCAGCCGCACCGTGGCCGGCAACGTCGCGTTCCCACTGGAGGTCATGGGCGTGCCGCGGCGCGAACGGGCCCGCCGGGTGGCCGAACTGCTCGACCTGGTCGGCCTCGCCGAGCACGCCAAGGCCTACCCCGCGCAGATCTCCGGCGGGCAGAAGCAGCGCGTCGGCATCGCCCGGGCGCTGGCCGGACGCCCCCGGGTGCTGCTGTCGGACGAGGCGACCTCGGCGCTGGACCCGGAGACCACCGCCGCCATCCTGCGGCTGCTGCGCGACCTCAACCGGGAGCTGGGCCTGACCATCCTGCTGATCACCCACGAGATGGAGGTGGTCAAGCGGATCTGCGACTCGGCGGCGATCATGCGCGCCGGGCGGCTGACCGAGTCCGGCCCGCTGCCCGACCTGCTGACCCGGCCGGGCTCGCAGCTGGCCCGCGACCTGTTCCCGCTGCCGCAGGTGCCGGCCCGGCCCGGCACCACCGTGGTCGACGTGACGTTCGTGGGCGAGGCCGCCGACCGGCCGTTCGTCTCCAGCCTGGCCCGCACCTACTCCATCGACGTCAACATCCTCGGCGGCGCCGTCGAGCAGGTCGGGGACCGCCGGGTCGGGCGGCTGCGCATCGAACTGCCCGGCGACCCCGACGCCAACGCCGCCCAGCTCGCCCACCTGCGCGACGCCGGGCTGACCGTCGAAGTGCTCGACGCCGCCGCCGAGCGGCCGGAGGTGGTCGCATGACCTGGGACGAGATCGCGCCGCTGCTGCGCGACGCCATCCTGGAGACCCTGCAGATGACCTGGTGGTCGAGCCTGCTCACCGCGCTCGGCGGGCTGCTGCTCGGCGTGCTGCTGGTGCTGACCGACCGCCGCGGGCTGCTGCCCGCCCCGCCCGTCCACCAGGTGCTCGGCGCGATCGTCAACGTGGGCCGGTCGCTGCCGTTCATCATCCTGATGGTCGCGATCCTGCCGTTCACCCGCGCCGTCACCGGCACCACCATCGGCACCACCGCCGCCATCGTGCCGCTGGCCGTGGCGGCCATCCCGTTCTACGCCCGGCTGGTGGAGACCGCGCTGCGCGAGGTCGACCCGGCCGTGATCGCCGCCGCCCGGGCCATGGGCGCCTCCCGGCGGCAGATCGTGGGCAAGGTCCTGCTGCGCGAGGCCCGTCCCGGGCTGGTCGCCGGGCTGACCGTCACCGTGATCGCCCTGATCGGCTACTCGGCGATGGCCGGGGCGATCGGCGGCGGCGGGCTCGGCGACCTGGCCGTCCGCTACGGCTACCAGCGCTTCGAGACCGGCGTCATGGTCGCCACCGTCGTCGTGCTCATCGTCGTGGTGCAGCTGGTCCAGATGCTCGGCGACCAGCTCACCCGGCGCCTGACCCACCGCTGAGTTTCGTTCCCACACCAGAAAGGGGCACTTGTCGTGCTTCGCAAACTGACCGTCGCGATCGCCTCCGCCGGACTGGCGCTCGGGCTGACCGCCTGCGGATCCTCCGACTCCGGCTCCGACGACGTGCTCACGGTGGGCGCCAGCCCCGCCCCGCACGCCGAGATCCTCGAGTACGTCAAGGACGAGCTGGCCGCCGGCGCGGGGCTGAAGCTGGAGATCGAGGAGTTCTCCGACTACGTCCAGCCCAACCTGGCGCTGAACGACGGGCGCCTGGACGCCAACTACTTCCAGCACAAGCCCTACATGGACGACTTCGCCTCCTCCAAGGGGCTGAAGCTGGCGTTCGTGGCCCCGGTCCACCTGGAGCCGCTGGGCGCGTACTCCAAGAAGGTCAAGTCGCTGGCCGAACTGCCGCAGGGCGCGACCGTGGCGATCCCCAACGACGCCACCAACGGCGCGCGGGCCCTCAAGCTGCTGGCCGACAACGGCCTGATCACCCTCAAGCCGGGCGCCGGGGCGAACGCCACCGAGAAGGACGTCGCCGGCAACCCCAAGGGCCTGAAGTTCCGCCCGCTGGAGGCCGCCCAGCTGCCGCGCTCCCTGCAGGACGTGGACGCGGCCGTCATCAACGGCAACTTCGCGATCGAGGGCGGGCTGACCCCGGCCAAGGACGCCCTGGTGCTGGAGAAGACCCAGGGCAACCCCTACGCCAACGGGGTGGTCACCAAGGCCGGCGACGAGAACGACCCGCAGGTCCGCAAGCTGGTCCAGCTGCTGCAGGGCCCCGAGGTCAAGAAGTTCATCCAGGACAGGTACCAGGGGTCGGTGCTGGCCGTCTCCTGAGCGGATCCGTGCCGCGGCAGGCCCTCCGGACCCCCGTCCGGAGGGCCTTCGCCTTCCGTTCGCCCGGTATCGCGAAGGAATGTCGGCGATCTCTGATAGGACGGTGCCCGTTCCTTCCTTCTGCGGGCCTCTGAAAGGCGAACCCTCATGACCGTCCACGAGCACCTCACCGAGTACGCCGGCCTGCCCGTCGTGGATTTCACGCCGGAGACCGGGCGGGAGGAGCTGCCGGACGAGCCGGACCGGTTCGCCTGGCGGATCTCCACCGCCTTCGAGGAGGAGGGGTTCTCCGATGTGCTGGAACGCTTCCTGGAGTGGGTGGACACCGGCCGGATCACCGCGCTGATCGCCGGTTACTGGAACATGCCGTCCTACGACGGGACCGAGACGGTCCCGCCGGCGCAGGCCCTGACGGCCGCGGCGGACCGGCTCCCCGCGCTGCGCTCGCTGTTCCTCGGCGACATCGTGATGGAGGAGGCGGAGATCTCCTGGATCGAGCACTCCGACATCAGCCCGCTGCTGGCCGCCTATCCCCGGCTGGAGCGGTTCGGGGTGCGCGGGGCCCAGGGGCTGGAGCTCAAGCCGTTCCGCAGTGAGCATCTGCGTGAGCTGCGGTTCGAGTCGGGCGGGCTGCCCGGCCATATCGTCCGGGCGGTGGCCGCCAGTGATCTGCCCGCCCTGGAGTCCCTCGTCCTGTGGCTGGGCTCCGACAACTACGGCGGTGACGCCACGGTCGCCGACCTGGCGCCGATCCTGTCGGGTGAACGGCTGCCCGCGCTGCGTCATCTGGGTTTGCAGGATTCGGAGATCCAGGACGAGATCTGCGCGGCGGTGGCGTCGGCGCCGGTCGTGGCGCGGCTGGAGTCGCTGGCGCTGTCGATGGGGACCATGACGGACGAAGGCGCCGAGGCGCTGCTGTCCGGGCAGCCGCTCACCCACCTGCGTTCGCTGGACCTGCACCACCACTACCTGACCGACGCGATGGCCGAACGGATCCGCAAGGCCCTGCCCGGCGTCGAGGTCGACCTGGACGAACAGAACGACCCCAACGACGACTGGCGGGTCGCGGCCGTCACCGAGTGACCCCGTGCGCCGGAGAAGAAGAGGTCACGGCATGCCGGACAGGGCGGGGACCCCGCGCATGATCGGAAGATTCGTCGAGGTCAGGGGTGAAATGACGGCCGCCCCTGATAGGACGGTGCCCGTTCGTTCCGTCGGAAGGACGCTCTCATGACCATCGGACAGCACCTCACCGAGTACGCCGGCCTGCCCGTGGCGGACTTCGCGCTGGGGACCGCACGGGACGAGCTGCCGGACGATCCGGCGTCGGTCGCCTGGCGGATCTCCTCGACCCACCAGGGCGGCGGGTTCGCCGAGGTGCTCGAGAGCTTCCTGGAGACGGTGGACACCGGCGCGGTCACCGCGCTGGTCGTCGGCTACTGGTATCCGGAGGAGCCGGTGGAGCTGCTGGTGGCCGCGGCCGGCCGCCTTCCCGCGCTGCGTTCGCTGTTCGTCGGCGACATCGTGGTGGAAGAGTCGGAGATCTCCTGGATCGAGCACTCCGACATCAGCCCGCTGCTGGCCGCCTATCCCCGGCTGGAGCGGTTCGGGGTGCGCGGGGCCCAGGGGCTGGAGCTCAAGCCGTTCCGCAGTGAGCATCTGCGTGAGCTGCGGTTCGAGTCGGGCGGGCTGCCCGGCCATATCGTCCGGGCGGTGGCCGCCAGTGACCTGCCCGCCCTGGAGTCGCTGACGCTGTGGCTGGGGGAGGAGAACTACGGCGGTGACGCGACCGTCGCCGACCTGGCGCCGATCCTGTCGGGGGAGCGGCTGCCCGCGCTGCGGCACCTGGGACTGCAGGACTCGGAGATCCAGGACGAGATCTGCGCGGCGGTGGCGTCGGCGCCGATCGTGGCGCGGCTGGAGTCGCTGGCCCTGTCCATGGGGGTGCTGACCGACAGGGGAGCCGAGGCGCTGCTGTCGGGGCAGCCGCTCACCCATCTGCGGTCGCTGGACCTGCACCACCACTTCATGTCCGACGCGATGGCCGAACGGATCCGCAAGGCCCTGCCCGGCGTCGAGGTCGACCTGAGCGGACGGCGGGAGCCCGACGTATACGACGGAGACGTCTGGATGTACGTTGCCGTCTCCGAGTGACGGCCCGCCCCCGACCACCGACCGAGAACAGGGCATCGCATGCTGATCCACGAGCGGGTGAGGGAGTTCGCCGGCCTGCCGGTCGTCGACTTCACCGAAGAGGGCGTCTTCCGCGACGGCACGGCGCTGGACGAGCCGCCGGCCGGGGGAGTGGCCTGGCGGGTCCGCGTCGAGGAGGACGACGGCCCCTTCGGCCCGGTCTTCGAGGAGTTCCTGCGGACCGTCGACCCGGCCGCGGTGACCGCCCTGGTCATCGGATGGTGGCAGGACTACGGGGGCAGCGACCCGGCCGACGACCCCGTGGAGCGGCTGCTCGACGCCGCGGGCTCGCTGACGGACCTGCGTTCGCTGTTCATCGGCGACGTGGTGGTGGAGGAACGGGAGATCTCCTGGATCCCGCTGGTGGGCTTCACCCCGCTGTTCGCGGCGTACCCGAGGCTGGAGCGGTTCTGGATGCGCAGCGGCGAGATCCTCGGCGAGCCGCGCCGGGAGCTGCGGCCGTTCCGCGCCGAGCACCTGCGCGAACTGCGGTTCGAGTCGGGCGGGCTGCCCGCCCGGGTGGTCCGCGCGGTGGCCGCCGCCGACCTGCCCGCCCTGGAACGGCTGGAGATGTGGCTCGGGACGCGCCACTACGGCGGTGACGCCACGGTCGCCGACCTGGCGCCGATCCTGTCGGGGGAACGGCTGCCCGCGCTGCGGCACCTGGGACTGCAGAACTCCGACATCCAGGACGAGATCTGCGCGGCGGTGGCGTCGGCACCGGTCGTGGCGCGGCTGGAGTCGCTGGCCCTGTCCATGGGGACCATGACCGACGCCGGGGCCGAGGCGCTGCTGTCGGGGCAGCCGCTCACCCACCTGCGTTCGCTGGACCTGCACCACCACTTCATGTCCGACGCGATGACCGAACGCGTCCTGGCGGCCCTGCCCGGGGTCAAGGTCGACGTCAGCGAGGCGGGCGACCCCGGGGACGCCTGGGTGGCGGTCTCGGAGTGACAGAGGAGCCATGGACGACGGACCCCGGCCCGGGCGACGGCCGCCCCCGCATCGCCGGCACGGGATGAGCATGGCGTTCACCGTGGTCGGAACCCCCGGCGACCGGCGGGTGACGCTGTTCGCCGACGCCTGCGCCCGTCTCGGGCTGGAACCGCCCGAGGTGGTCGCCTGGCGGGACGTGCTGGGCGGCGAGGCGATGCGGATCCGGCCGGGCACGGTCCTGCGCGTCGACTCGCCCGGCGAGTCCGCCGAGTGCGACGCGCTGCTGCGCGGCCCCGGCGACCCCGCACGCGTGGGCGGCGGAGCCCGCTGGTACGCCGTGTTCACCGCCGCGCTCGACCGGATCGCCGCCGCGGCCGCGCGGGCCGGGGCGCGGTCCCTGAACGACCCCGCCGAGATCGCCGTGATGTTCGACAAGCGGCGCTGCCACGCCCGGCTGGCGGCGGCCGGGGTGCCGGTCCCGCCCGCGCTGGAGGGGCCCGTCACCGGCTACGCCTGTCTGCGGGAGCAGATGGCCAGGGCCGGCATGTCCCGTGTCTTCGTCAAGCCCGCGCACGGCTCGTCGGGTTCCGGGGTCATCGCGCTCCAGGTCCACCGCGACCGGATCAAGGCCGTCACCTCGGCCGTCCCGGACCCCGACGGCGTCCTGCGCAACTCGCTGCGGGTCCGTTCGCTGGAGACCGAACGCGAGGTCGCCGCCCTGATCGACGCGCTGGCCCCCGACGGCCTGCACGTCGAACGCTGGTTCCCCAAGGCCGCTCTGGACGGCCGGGTGCTCGACCTGCGGGTCGTGGTGATCGCCGGGACCCCCGCCCACGCCGTCGTCCGCACCAGCCGTTCCCCCATGACCAACCTCCACATGGGAGGCCGCCGCGGCGACCTGACCGCGGTCCGCGCGGCCCTCGGCGAACCCGGCTGGCGGCGCGCCCTGGACGTGTGCGCCCAGGCCGCCGCCTGCTTCCCCGGCAGCCACATGGTCGGCGTCGACCTGCTCGTGGGCGTCCAATGGCGGCACATGGCGGTCGCCGAGGTCAACGCCTTCGGCGACCTGCTGCCCGGCCTGCCCGGCCTCCCCGGTACCTTCGCCGAGGGGCACGACACCTACACCGCCCAGATCATCGCCGCCCTGTCCCTGACGGGATCGGCTTCATGAACCGTCCGCGCGTTCCGGTGTCGTACGGCCGCGGGGTCCCGGACTCCGCCGCCGGTGCGCTTCGCGCCCACCCGCACCCCGGGCCGGCCGTGCCGTGCGGCGCCGCACGGCGAGCCGGGCGCATCGAGGGAGGTGCCGGATGAGGGACATGAACGCCGTGGTCGGCAGCCATGATCTGCTGCTGGTCACGCTGGACACCCTGCGGTACGACGTGGCCGAGCGGCTCCTCGAGGAGGGGCGGACGCCGAACCTGGCGGCGGTGCTGCCGGGCGGACGGTGGGAGCGGCGGCATGCGCCCGGGAGCTTCACCTACGCCTCGCATGCGGCGATGCTCGCCGGGTTCTGGCCCACGCCCGTCTCGCCGGGGCCGCACCCTCGGCCGTTCGCGGCGACGTTCCCCGGGAGCGAGACCACGGCGGAGGGGACGTGGGTGTTCGACGCCCCGGACCTGCCGACGGGGCTGGCGCGCGCCGGCTACCACACGGTGTGCATCGGCGGGGTCGGGTTCTTCAACAAGCTCACGCCGCTGGGGTCGGTGCTGCCGGGGCTGTTCGCCGAGAGCCACTGGGAGCCGGCGTTCGGGGTCACCGATCCGGCGTCGCTGGAGCACCAGATCGACCGGGCGGCCGAGGTGGTGGCGCGGCAGCCGCCCGACCGGAGGCTGTTCCTGCTGGTGAACGTGTCGGCGCTGCACCAGCCCAACTGGTTCCACCTGCCGGGCGCCACCCGCGAGCACGGGGACACGCCGGAGTCCCACGCGGCGGCGCTGGAGTACGTGGACCGGCACATCGGCCGGCTGCTGGACCTGATGCGGCGGCCGTGCTTCGTCGTCGTCTGCTCGGACCATGGCACCGCCTACGGGGAGGACGGCCATACCGGGCACCGGATCGGCCACGAGGTCGTCTGGACCGTTCCTTACGGGGAGTTCGTGCTGTGCTGACCGCCACCGGCCCGTACCAGGGCTACGTCTACGCCTACCCGCACAAGACCGCGTACCGGCACCTGTCGCCCCGGCCCGCGCTGCGCGACGTGTGGGCGGGGGAGGACCGCGGCTCCCTGTTCCTGTACCTGCACGTGCCGTTCTGCGAGATGCGCTGCGGCTTCTGCAACCTGTTCACCCGTACGGGCGCGTCGCAGTCGCTGACCTCGGCCTACCTGGACGCGCTGGCGCGGCAGGCCGACGCGGTGCGGGAGGCCCTGGGGGAGGCGTCGTTCGCCACCGCCGCGTTCGGCGGCGGCACCCCCACCTACCTGACGGCCGCCGAACTGTCGCGGCTGTGCGACATCGCCGAACGCTTCGCCGACCTGCGCGCCGTCCCGCTGGCGGTGGAGACCTCCCCGGCCACCGCCACCCTCGACCGGCTGACCGTGCTCGCCGAACGGGGCACCACCCGCATCTCCATCGGGGTGCAGAGCTTCGTCGACGCCGAGGCCCGCGCGGCCGTCCGCCCGCAGAAACGGGCCGAGGTGGAGGCGGCGCTCGACCGGATCCGCGCCGTCGGCTTCCCCACGCTCAACATCGACCTGATCTACGGCATCGACGGGCAGACCCCCGAGAGCTGGCTGACCTCGCTGAACGCCGCGCTGCGCTGGGAGCCGGAGGAGCTGTACCTCTACCCGCTGTACGTGCGGCCGCTCACCGGGCTGGGACGGCGGGCGGCCGACTGGGACGACCAGCGGATGCTCCTCTACCGGGTGGGACGCGACCACCTGCTGGCGAACGGGTACGAGCAGGTGTCGATGCGGATGTTCCGGCGGCGCGGCCACCCGGACGCGGGGACGGCCTACTGCTGCCAGACCGACGGCATGGTGGGGCTGGGGGCGGGGGCCCGTTCCTACACGACGGACCTGCACTACTCGTTCGAGTACGCGGTCGGGGTGCAGCACGTCCGCGGGATCATCGACTCCTACCTGCGGGAGCCCCGGTTCGACGTGGCGCACGTCGGGTTCGCCCTGGACGACGAGGAACGCCGGCGCCGCCACCTGATCCAGTCCCTGCTTCAGGCGTCGGGGCTGTCGCGCGTCCAGTACATGGCCCGTTTCGGCACCGACGCGCCGGCCGACTTCCCGGAGCTGGGGGCCTTCGCCGAACGGGGATGGCTGGAGGAGTCGCCGCATGTGCTGCGGCTGACCCCGGAGGGCCTGGCGTACTCCGACGCGATCGGCCCGGCGTTGTTCTCCTCGCGGGTGCGCTCGCTCATGGACGCCTACGAGGCCCGCTGATGCGGGCGGAACATCTCACGATCCTGTATCGCGGACCGCTGGCGAGCTGCGACTACGACTGCCCGTACTGCCCGTTCGCCAAGCGCCGCGACACCCCCGAGCAGCTCCGCGCCGACCGCGCCGCCCTGGAACGTTTCGTGTCCTGGGTCAAGGAACGGTCCGCTCCCGTCTCCGTGCTCTTCACGCCGTGGGGCGAGGGCCTGGTGCGTTCCTGGTACCGGCGCGCGCTGGTCCGGCTGAGCCACCTCCCGCACGTGGAACGCGTCGCCATCCAGACCAACCTGAGTCACCGCACGGACTGGACGAGCGACGCCGACCTGACCAGCCTGGCCCTGTGGACCACCTTCCACCCGGGCCAGGTCCCCTACGAACGCTTCCTCGCCAAGTCACGCGACCTGGCCGCCCGGGGCGTCCGCCACAGCGTCGGCGTCGTCGGCCTCCCCGAACACCTCCCGGTCGCCCGCCGTCTCCGCGCCGACCTGCCCCCGCACGTCTACCTGTGGGTCAACGCCGCCGAAGGCCGCACCTACACCGACGCCGAGGCCGCCGACTGGACCGCCATCGACCCGCTCTTCTCCTACAGCCGCCACCCGCACCGCAGCCAGGGGCTGCCGTGCCGGACCGGCCACACCGTCATCTCGGTGGACGGCGAGGGAGACGTCCGCCGCTGCCACTTCATCCCCCAGCGCCTGGGCAACCTCTACGACGGAACCTTCGAGGCCGCCCTACGCCCCCGCCCCTGCCCGGCCCCCGCCTGCGACTGCCACATCGGCTATGTCC is a genomic window containing:
- a CDS encoding FAD-binding oxidoreductase — translated: MTAPIVDAGGIKITEGDRRYAALCRGPDPRRCAGPDYVRLVGDSAQVRHALEQAVNEPVADPARARIAVRSGGHCHQDRVCAEDVRVVIDMSLMDGVHHDPAMDAICVEAGATGGDLRKRLWLKTGKVMPGGSCPAAEIGGHVPAGGFGPLSRQHGLAVDYLYAVEVAVVGRDRRARLVTATRDSRDERLRELWWAHTGAAGAISGSPPGSGSATCRTRRNGCCSPPADGNGRPSTRSGSPASSAISGGSSPSTAGPAARTTRCPPFCGSPIAARAR
- a CDS encoding methionine ABC transporter ATP-binding protein encodes the protein MIQIEKLKKTYRTRGRTVTAVDGVDLHVREGEIFGVLGRSGAGKSTLLRCVNLLERPDSGRVVVDGRDLAALPERELRTARQRIGMIHQHFGLLTSRTVAGNVAFPLEVMGVPRRERARRVAELLDLVGLAEHAKAYPAQISGGQKQRVGIARALAGRPRVLLSDEATSALDPETTAAILRLLRDLNRELGLTILLITHEMEVVKRICDSAAIMRAGRLTESGPLPDLLTRPGSQLARDLFPLPQVPARPGTTVVDVTFVGEAADRPFVSSLARTYSIDVNILGGAVEQVGDRRVGRLRIELPGDPDANAAQLAHLRDAGLTVEVLDAAAERPEVVA
- a CDS encoding methionine ABC transporter permease, which produces MTWDEIAPLLRDAILETLQMTWWSSLLTALGGLLLGVLLVLTDRRGLLPAPPVHQVLGAIVNVGRSLPFIILMVAILPFTRAVTGTTIGTTAAIVPLAVAAIPFYARLVETALREVDPAVIAAARAMGASRRQIVGKVLLREARPGLVAGLTVTVIALIGYSAMAGAIGGGGLGDLAVRYGYQRFETGVMVATVVVLIVVVQLVQMLGDQLTRRLTHR
- a CDS encoding MetQ/NlpA family ABC transporter substrate-binding protein yields the protein MLRKLTVAIASAGLALGLTACGSSDSGSDDVLTVGASPAPHAEILEYVKDELAAGAGLKLEIEEFSDYVQPNLALNDGRLDANYFQHKPYMDDFASSKGLKLAFVAPVHLEPLGAYSKKVKSLAELPQGATVAIPNDATNGARALKLLADNGLITLKPGAGANATEKDVAGNPKGLKFRPLEAAQLPRSLQDVDAAVINGNFAIEGGLTPAKDALVLEKTQGNPYANGVVTKAGDENDPQVRKLVQLLQGPEVKKFIQDRYQGSVLAVS
- a CDS encoding STM4015 family protein; its protein translation is MTVHEHLTEYAGLPVVDFTPETGREELPDEPDRFAWRISTAFEEEGFSDVLERFLEWVDTGRITALIAGYWNMPSYDGTETVPPAQALTAAADRLPALRSLFLGDIVMEEAEISWIEHSDISPLLAAYPRLERFGVRGAQGLELKPFRSEHLRELRFESGGLPGHIVRAVAASDLPALESLVLWLGSDNYGGDATVADLAPILSGERLPALRHLGLQDSEIQDEICAAVASAPVVARLESLALSMGTMTDEGAEALLSGQPLTHLRSLDLHHHYLTDAMAERIRKALPGVEVDLDEQNDPNDDWRVAAVTE
- a CDS encoding STM4015 family protein, whose product is MTIGQHLTEYAGLPVADFALGTARDELPDDPASVAWRISSTHQGGGFAEVLESFLETVDTGAVTALVVGYWYPEEPVELLVAAAGRLPALRSLFVGDIVVEESEISWIEHSDISPLLAAYPRLERFGVRGAQGLELKPFRSEHLRELRFESGGLPGHIVRAVAASDLPALESLTLWLGEENYGGDATVADLAPILSGERLPALRHLGLQDSEIQDEICAAVASAPIVARLESLALSMGVLTDRGAEALLSGQPLTHLRSLDLHHHFMSDAMAERIRKALPGVEVDLSGRREPDVYDGDVWMYVAVSE
- a CDS encoding STM4015 family protein — encoded protein: MLIHERVREFAGLPVVDFTEEGVFRDGTALDEPPAGGVAWRVRVEEDDGPFGPVFEEFLRTVDPAAVTALVIGWWQDYGGSDPADDPVERLLDAAGSLTDLRSLFIGDVVVEEREISWIPLVGFTPLFAAYPRLERFWMRSGEILGEPRRELRPFRAEHLRELRFESGGLPARVVRAVAAADLPALERLEMWLGTRHYGGDATVADLAPILSGERLPALRHLGLQNSDIQDEICAAVASAPVVARLESLALSMGTMTDAGAEALLSGQPLTHLRSLDLHHHFMSDAMTERVLAALPGVKVDVSEAGDPGDAWVAVSE
- a CDS encoding STM4014 family protein codes for the protein MDDGPRPGRRPPPHRRHGMSMAFTVVGTPGDRRVTLFADACARLGLEPPEVVAWRDVLGGEAMRIRPGTVLRVDSPGESAECDALLRGPGDPARVGGGARWYAVFTAALDRIAAAAARAGARSLNDPAEIAVMFDKRRCHARLAAAGVPVPPALEGPVTGYACLREQMARAGMSRVFVKPAHGSSGSGVIALQVHRDRIKAVTSAVPDPDGVLRNSLRVRSLETEREVAALIDALAPDGLHVERWFPKAALDGRVLDLRVVVIAGTPAHAVVRTSRSPMTNLHMGGRRGDLTAVRAALGEPGWRRALDVCAQAAACFPGSHMVGVDLLVGVQWRHMAVAEVNAFGDLLPGLPGLPGTFAEGHDTYTAQIIAALSLTGSAS
- a CDS encoding STM4013/SEN3800 family hydrolase — encoded protein: MRDMNAVVGSHDLLLVTLDTLRYDVAERLLEEGRTPNLAAVLPGGRWERRHAPGSFTYASHAAMLAGFWPTPVSPGPHPRPFAATFPGSETTAEGTWVFDAPDLPTGLARAGYHTVCIGGVGFFNKLTPLGSVLPGLFAESHWEPAFGVTDPASLEHQIDRAAEVVARQPPDRRLFLLVNVSALHQPNWFHLPGATREHGDTPESHAAALEYVDRHIGRLLDLMRRPCFVVVCSDHGTAYGEDGHTGHRIGHEVVWTVPYGEFVLC
- a CDS encoding STM4012 family radical SAM protein, whose translation is MLTATGPYQGYVYAYPHKTAYRHLSPRPALRDVWAGEDRGSLFLYLHVPFCEMRCGFCNLFTRTGASQSLTSAYLDALARQADAVREALGEASFATAAFGGGTPTYLTAAELSRLCDIAERFADLRAVPLAVETSPATATLDRLTVLAERGTTRISIGVQSFVDAEARAAVRPQKRAEVEAALDRIRAVGFPTLNIDLIYGIDGQTPESWLTSLNAALRWEPEELYLYPLYVRPLTGLGRRAADWDDQRMLLYRVGRDHLLANGYEQVSMRMFRRRGHPDAGTAYCCQTDGMVGLGAGARSYTTDLHYSFEYAVGVQHVRGIIDSYLREPRFDVAHVGFALDDEERRRRHLIQSLLQASGLSRVQYMARFGTDAPADFPELGAFAERGWLEESPHVLRLTPEGLAYSDAIGPALFSSRVRSLMDAYEAR
- a CDS encoding STM4011 family radical SAM protein, translating into MRAEHLTILYRGPLASCDYDCPYCPFAKRRDTPEQLRADRAALERFVSWVKERSAPVSVLFTPWGEGLVRSWYRRALVRLSHLPHVERVAIQTNLSHRTDWTSDADLTSLALWTTFHPGQVPYERFLAKSRDLAARGVRHSVGVVGLPEHLPVARRLRADLPPHVYLWVNAAEGRTYTDAEAADWTAIDPLFSYSRHPHRSQGLPCRTGHTVISVDGEGDVRRCHFIPQRLGNLYDGTFEAALRPRPCPAPACDCHIGYVHLEPVGLYDVFTGGILERIPAHWPQPPTA